One genomic region from Natrinema caseinilyticum encodes:
- a CDS encoding cupin domain-containing protein has translation MEHLSTTRAESDEVADGVYLADLPTGDRAGMMYWRIEPGATLPVHTHANEQIGYVLEGELTAIVEGEEHALSAGDAYLFRSNERHGAENRSSDVAIGLGILAPPREDPEWKRPPSEIERS, from the coding sequence ATGGAACACCTATCTACGACCCGAGCGGAGTCCGACGAGGTCGCCGACGGCGTGTACCTCGCGGACCTCCCGACGGGGGATCGAGCGGGGATGATGTACTGGCGCATCGAACCGGGGGCGACGTTACCGGTCCATACGCACGCGAACGAACAGATCGGGTACGTCCTCGAGGGAGAACTCACCGCGATCGTCGAGGGCGAAGAGCACGCGCTCTCGGCCGGCGATGCGTACCTGTTTCGGAGCAACGAGCGCCACGGCGCGGAAAACCGAAGTAGCGATGTCGCGATCGGTCTCGGCATCCTCGCGCCGCCGCGCGAGGATCCGGAGTGGAAACGGCCACCGTCGGAGATCGAACGGTCCTGA
- a CDS encoding VOC family protein: MDAVDHINVDVDALEPSYEFYRETLDLELVRPPEAFQGDHAMFRVGETIVTLAETGRAENWDDRGLDHPLDKAHLAFSTDRETYDSLRDALDGQFPKQGPYDWGEFEGFYFLDPDGNLLEVVTYDPPDGERTQPLLTHDDVE; the protein is encoded by the coding sequence ATGGACGCCGTCGATCACATCAACGTCGACGTCGATGCGCTCGAGCCGAGTTACGAGTTCTACCGCGAAACCCTCGACCTCGAACTGGTCAGGCCCCCCGAAGCGTTCCAGGGCGATCACGCGATGTTTCGAGTCGGCGAAACGATCGTCACGCTGGCCGAAACCGGTCGGGCCGAGAACTGGGACGACCGCGGTCTCGATCATCCGCTCGACAAAGCCCACCTCGCGTTCTCGACCGACCGCGAGACGTACGACTCGCTGCGAGACGCCCTCGACGGGCAGTTCCCGAAACAGGGGCCGTACGACTGGGGCGAGTTCGAGGGGTTCTACTTCCTCGATCCCGACGGCAACCTCCTCGAGGTCGTCACCTACGACCCGCCGGACGGCGAGCGAACGCAACCGTTGCTAACACACGACGACGTCGAGTGA
- a CDS encoding HTH domain-containing protein: MSAREPAIHSVVDPAEQGSIRIDCFVRSNVPPSVSEQIQALVDRLRTLRDHGLIDDVRVSRWPPQRSMTEEAGSTCNDLVAEFEQWAERNGYSLEPGFRRREVPPSPLGLTSDSRERVRVPLVALALYEADAETEALRGVVPCTDRSATDDDRTYTVDGWLTAVETRALDGPVSASQRDQLPIVDRR, translated from the coding sequence ATGTCTGCACGTGAACCTGCGATTCACTCCGTCGTCGACCCGGCGGAGCAGGGGAGTATCCGGATCGACTGCTTCGTCCGGTCGAACGTCCCGCCGTCCGTTTCCGAACAGATTCAGGCACTCGTCGATCGGCTTCGGACCCTCCGCGACCACGGGTTGATCGACGACGTCCGAGTCTCCCGGTGGCCGCCGCAGCGATCGATGACGGAGGAAGCGGGGTCGACCTGCAACGATCTCGTCGCAGAGTTCGAACAGTGGGCCGAACGAAACGGCTATTCACTCGAGCCGGGGTTCCGTCGTCGAGAAGTTCCACCGTCACCGCTCGGCCTCACTTCCGACTCGCGCGAGCGGGTACGGGTTCCACTCGTGGCCCTGGCCCTCTACGAGGCCGACGCCGAAACTGAGGCCCTCCGCGGAGTCGTGCCGTGTACGGATCGCTCCGCGACGGACGACGATCGGACGTATACCGTCGACGGATGGCTTACCGCAGTCGAGACGCGGGCGCTCGACGGTCCCGTGTCCGCATCCCAGCGAGATCAACTGCCGATTGTGGACCGGCGGTGA
- a CDS encoding helix-turn-helix domain-containing protein, with protein MSTSEQRPAVPDEIASPEAKLVYLTLLISDETKATDLQRTLGLPKLTLLAVLDSLSTKELVERTEGGYVCT; from the coding sequence ATGTCCACGAGTGAACAACGGCCGGCGGTTCCGGACGAAATCGCATCACCAGAGGCAAAACTCGTCTATCTCACCCTTCTCATCAGCGACGAGACGAAGGCCACCGATCTGCAACGGACGCTCGGACTGCCCAAACTCACGCTACTCGCGGTTCTCGACTCGCTCTCAACGAAGGAACTCGTCGAACGGACGGAGGGTGGGTATGTCTGCACGTGA
- the lwrS gene encoding LWR-salt protein, whose amino-acid sequence MDAHYTFRVRVRLEPAREFVSLEPSSAQTTVTLFRDAPQPGTDGWLFFRNTLWRGDVSDQEHARRLAADWLGVPERSIEAVDFRELQTDAEYFDALKAEIAADLEPFNADTVSEVLSKYLGSSIRVTDAEDD is encoded by the coding sequence ATGGACGCCCACTACACGTTCCGCGTTCGAGTCCGCCTCGAACCCGCTCGGGAGTTCGTTTCCCTCGAACCGAGCAGTGCCCAGACGACGGTCACGCTCTTTCGCGATGCACCGCAGCCTGGCACCGACGGCTGGCTTTTCTTCCGGAATACGTTGTGGCGCGGCGACGTCTCCGATCAGGAACACGCCCGCCGACTCGCCGCCGACTGGCTGGGCGTCCCGGAGCGATCGATCGAAGCCGTCGACTTTCGGGAGCTTCAGACCGACGCGGAGTACTTCGACGCGCTGAAAGCCGAGATCGCGGCCGATCTCGAACCGTTCAACGCAGATACCGTTTCGGAAGTTCTCTCGAAGTATCTCGGCTCGAGTATTCGTGTGACCGACGCGGAAGACGACTGA
- a CDS encoding 4a-hydroxytetrahydrobiopterin dehydratase, giving the protein MADLLTDEEIEDQRPSNWDRDGDEIVRVYEFDDYLRGVNFAQMVGEIAEAQFHHPEIVIRYSEVEVRLTSHEAGGITGDDIEMAELIESERDA; this is encoded by the coding sequence ATGGCTGACCTGCTCACCGACGAGGAGATCGAAGACCAACGCCCCAGCAACTGGGACCGCGATGGCGACGAAATCGTCCGCGTCTACGAGTTTGACGACTACCTCCGGGGCGTCAACTTCGCCCAGATGGTCGGCGAGATCGCCGAAGCGCAGTTCCACCACCCCGAAATCGTCATCCGGTACTCGGAGGTCGAAGTCCGCCTGACCTCCCACGAGGCGGGCGGCATCACCGGTGACGATATCGAAATGGCGGAACTGATCGAATCCGAACGAGACGCCTGA
- a CDS encoding helix-turn-helix domain-containing protein, giving the protein MSTIADLRLPAADTALATAFERAPGATFELESSVSKTLPSLWVAGVDRETAGAAFAADPSVEVAELLVETDSRLLYDVTFADGAGTNRLWDDLLANGGSLLEARATDGWWQVTVRYRDRDTLCDAYDHLLERGINADLRRVTDVTDTSDHQTRLTPEQQEALEAALEYGYFEIPRGISMEDLAEELGISHQALSERFRRAYETLVDAELQPAGEQSRPG; this is encoded by the coding sequence ATGTCGACGATAGCCGACCTCCGGCTTCCGGCGGCGGACACGGCGTTGGCGACCGCCTTCGAGCGCGCACCAGGTGCCACGTTCGAACTCGAGTCCTCGGTGTCGAAGACCCTGCCATCGCTGTGGGTGGCCGGCGTCGATCGCGAGACTGCCGGCGCGGCCTTCGCGGCCGACCCATCCGTCGAGGTCGCGGAACTCCTCGTCGAGACGGACTCGCGATTGTTGTACGACGTGACCTTCGCCGACGGTGCGGGGACGAACCGTCTCTGGGACGACCTGCTCGCGAACGGTGGATCGCTGCTCGAGGCGCGAGCGACCGACGGCTGGTGGCAGGTGACGGTTCGCTACCGTGACCGCGACACGCTCTGTGACGCCTACGACCACCTGCTCGAGCGCGGTATCAACGCCGATCTCCGGCGCGTGACCGACGTAACCGACACGAGCGACCACCAGACCAGATTGACGCCCGAACAGCAGGAAGCACTCGAGGCCGCCCTCGAGTACGGCTACTTCGAGATCCCCCGCGGCATTTCGATGGAGGACCTGGCCGAGGAACTGGGAATCTCCCACCAGGCGCTCTCCGAGCGCTTTCGTCGGGCTTACGAGACGCTGGTCGACGCCGAACTGCAGCCCGCGGGGGAGCAATCTCGGCCCGGGTGA
- a CDS encoding geranylgeranyl reductase family protein has product MYDFVVVGVGPPGARFARRAAESGYDVLALEKGTIGEPLACSGHVSTDIWAFTGAGAREQLFQNAVYGARFHVGGPHSDAYPFYKREAASNVIDRVGLDRHLAELAREAGADVREERTVTEVTEHRDRVAVVASGPDGTEAYEAKMVAGCDGPRSRVRDQLELPQPDELLHGVLAFSSETDSQDFVDVHLTPPTFFAWRIPRGEAGVEYGLAAPPGVHVTKHFEELIDGYEVDVSHRCSGAIPIGPPDRVTTRRAFLIGDAAAQTKPFTGGGILYGMTSADHAAREIDPDRPSTLAAYEYAWRQDLEREMELGHWLRRAYSLPEPVQRIGLGALSGEIGVHMDRPTSLVSPTHLKAMLSRLRG; this is encoded by the coding sequence ATGTACGATTTCGTCGTTGTCGGTGTCGGGCCGCCGGGCGCGCGCTTCGCTCGACGGGCTGCCGAATCGGGATACGACGTGCTCGCCCTCGAGAAGGGAACGATCGGCGAGCCGCTGGCCTGTTCGGGCCACGTCAGTACGGATATTTGGGCGTTCACGGGCGCGGGCGCTCGCGAGCAACTGTTCCAGAACGCGGTTTACGGGGCGCGGTTCCACGTCGGCGGCCCGCACAGCGATGCGTATCCTTTCTACAAACGCGAGGCGGCTTCGAACGTCATCGACCGGGTGGGACTGGACCGCCACCTCGCAGAGCTGGCCCGCGAGGCGGGCGCGGACGTCCGTGAAGAACGGACGGTCACGGAAGTCACCGAACATCGCGACCGCGTCGCGGTCGTCGCCAGCGGCCCCGACGGAACCGAAGCGTACGAGGCAAAGATGGTCGCCGGCTGTGACGGCCCGCGCTCGCGAGTCCGCGACCAACTCGAGTTGCCCCAGCCCGACGAACTGCTCCACGGCGTCCTCGCGTTTTCCTCCGAAACCGATTCCCAGGACTTCGTCGACGTGCATCTCACGCCGCCGACGTTTTTCGCGTGGCGGATCCCGCGCGGCGAGGCGGGCGTCGAGTACGGCCTCGCGGCGCCGCCGGGCGTTCACGTGACCAAACATTTCGAGGAGCTGATCGACGGCTACGAGGTGGACGTCTCACACCGCTGTTCGGGTGCGATTCCGATCGGGCCGCCCGACCGAGTAACCACGCGTCGGGCGTTTCTCATCGGCGATGCGGCCGCACAGACCAAGCCCTTCACCGGCGGGGGGATCCTCTACGGCATGACGAGTGCCGACCACGCCGCCCGCGAGATCGATCCCGACCGGCCATCCACGCTCGCGGCCTACGAGTACGCGTGGCGACAGGATCTGGAGCGCGAGATGGAACTCGGTCACTGGCTTCGGCGAGCGTACTCGCTCCCGGAACCCGTCCAGCGGATCGGTCTGGGTGCGCTGTCGGGCGAGATCGGCGTCCACATGGATCGGCCGACGTCGCTCGTTTCCCCGACGCACCTCAAGGCGATGCTCTCGCGGCTCCGCGGGTGA
- a CDS encoding DUF6114 domain-containing protein, translating into MSDEYRVRFARWRHDRPFWGGTILSLAGPVIAAVPLDLAARFGMGTTSFVLVGLLCAGIVFLAGVLSIARPQYAAQSGAIGVLFATVSIYGALGGFGLGTFLGMLGGSLCIAWVPADAVWDRPSTDSDSVLTRIRSWCRFVVTSLS; encoded by the coding sequence ATGAGCGACGAATACCGCGTTCGATTCGCTCGCTGGCGCCACGACCGTCCGTTCTGGGGCGGGACGATACTCTCGCTCGCCGGTCCGGTTATCGCCGCCGTTCCGCTGGACCTCGCCGCCAGATTCGGGATGGGAACGACGTCTTTCGTCCTGGTCGGACTCCTGTGCGCGGGTATCGTCTTTCTCGCTGGCGTTCTGTCGATCGCTCGACCCCAGTACGCGGCGCAGTCGGGTGCGATCGGCGTCCTGTTCGCGACCGTCTCGATTTACGGTGCGCTCGGCGGGTTCGGACTCGGAACCTTCCTCGGGATGCTGGGCGGGTCACTCTGTATCGCGTGGGTTCCCGCCGACGCAGTGTGGGACCGTCCCTCGACGGACTCCGACTCCGTTCTGACACGAATTCGTTCGTGGTGTCGATTCGTCGTCACTAGCCTATCGTAA
- a CDS encoding helix-turn-helix domain-containing protein, whose translation MRYVRLELTPPTGAIHPVGRRLATESELERAELIYVDSFPDGTGILLYRIRGDTEDVGSRIDDHPLVLEWDLFEGTNAAVYCYLLVDSGEPASTLISLVGQDGLIVETPIEYTGPDSFRLTVAGKEEMIQHAYQTIPDQFDCQIIKTGEYDPLCKWSIFDLTTRQKEVLRTAVEIGYYDVPKQATHRDIADELECATSTVDEHLRKAESTIFLSLLR comes from the coding sequence ATGAGATACGTTCGTCTCGAACTCACGCCGCCGACCGGTGCCATCCATCCCGTCGGTCGGCGGCTGGCGACCGAATCCGAGCTCGAACGGGCCGAACTCATCTACGTCGATTCGTTCCCCGACGGCACCGGTATCCTCCTGTATCGAATCCGCGGCGACACCGAAGACGTCGGATCGCGGATCGACGATCACCCGCTGGTTCTCGAGTGGGATCTCTTCGAGGGAACGAACGCTGCCGTTTACTGTTACCTGTTGGTCGACTCCGGTGAACCGGCATCCACGCTCATCTCGCTCGTCGGTCAAGACGGGTTGATCGTCGAGACGCCCATCGAGTACACCGGACCCGACTCGTTCCGACTGACCGTCGCGGGAAAAGAGGAGATGATTCAACACGCATATCAGACGATACCCGACCAGTTCGATTGTCAGATCATCAAGACCGGCGAGTACGACCCGCTGTGCAAATGGTCCATCTTCGATTTGACGACGCGACAAAAGGAGGTCCTCCGTACGGCGGTCGAAATCGGCTACTACGACGTTCCAAAGCAGGCAACCCATCGAGACATCGCGGACGAACTCGAGTGTGCGACCAGCACCGTCGACGAACACCTTCGAAAGGCGGAATCGACCATCTTTCTGTCGTTGTTACGATAG